The sequence below is a genomic window from Streptococcus pantholopis.
CGGCAAATGGGCTTGCTTTTCCTTAAACTGAGCTTCCTTAATCCGTTTGGTTGTCTTTTGCTCATAGGTCATGTTGCGGTAGGCGTAAAAAGCTAACCCTATTCCGGCAGTGATTAAAAAACAACTAATGATGATAAGCATTCTTTTCCTTTTCTTTTTCATTTTTTGCTCCCTTTTAGGCTGAACCTGCCTTGGCAGCTCAACTGTTCTATTTTATTTATTGTTTTTAGCTTTGAGGGACTGATAGCCTTCTAAAAAGAAATCAACATTGACTAAGGCTAAACCTCTGTCAGTATCGCCAATTAGGAGTAAATCGTCGCCTGGCTTAATGGCAAACTGTTTTCTGGCTCTTGCCGGCAAAGAGACAGAACCATCCTTCTGGACGGTCACGCTGCCAAAAATATACTTCCCCTTTTGCTGAGGCAGAGCTAAAAGCGCAGGATCCAAATGCAACAAATCTTCCATACTGACATCGAAGCATTCTGCCAATTTGGCGCAGGAGAGGACATCAGGCAGGCTGCTTCCTGCTTCCCATTTGGCCACTGTCTGTCTTGAAACACCGATTTTTTCTGCCAGACGCTCCTGGGACAGGTTTTGTTTTTTTCGCAGCAGTTTTATATTTTTGTCAATCATAGGCTACCTCTTTCTTGATAGCATTAGTATAGCAGAAAAACAGAAGCTTACAAGCAACAGGCTTTGCCATATTGCTTCTTTTTTGTTAAAAAAGGGAGCAGGCCATGCCAAAACCGTTTGAATTTCACTTGCATTTAGACTAAAATTCCTGTATAATAATGTTTCGTGAGTATCCCTCACTTACTCGCGGGAGAACCGCGGGTCACTAGTCCAAAAGGAGGAACAAATCAATGGCTAAATACGAAATTCTTTATATTATTCGTCCAAACATTGAAGAAGAAGCTAAAAATGCTTTGGTAGCGCGTTTTGATACCATCTTAACAGACAACGGCGCTGTTGTTGCTGAATCAAAAGATTGGGAAAAACGCCGTCTGGCATATGAAATCCAAGATTTTCATGAAGGGCTTTACCATATCGTTAATCTTGAAGCGAATGACGCTGCTGCTCTTAATGAGTTTGACCGTCTGGCTAAAATTAATGATGACATTCTTCGCCATATGGTCGTTAAATTAGACGCTTAAGAAGAAGGTAACTTATGATTAATAATGTCGTACTTGTGGGACGCATGACCCGTGACGCAGAATTACGCTACACCCCAAGCAATCAGGCTGTGGCAACTTTTACTTTGGCAGTCAATCGCAATTTTAAAAATCAGGCCGGAGAGCGTGAAGCTGATTTCATTAACATTGTCATTTGGCGGCAGGCCGCAGAAAATTTAGCTAATTGGGCTAAAAA
It includes:
- the rpsF gene encoding 30S ribosomal protein S6, whose product is MAKYEILYIIRPNIEEEAKNALVARFDTILTDNGAVVAESKDWEKRRLAYEIQDFHEGLYHIVNLEANDAAALNEFDRLAKINDDILRHMVVKLDA
- a CDS encoding helix-turn-helix domain-containing protein; this translates as MIDKNIKLLRKKQNLSQERLAEKIGVSRQTVAKWEAGSSLPDVLSCAKLAECFDVSMEDLLHLDPALLALPQQKGKYIFGSVTVQKDGSVSLPARARKQFAIKPGDDLLLIGDTDRGLALVNVDFFLEGYQSLKAKNNK